In a genomic window of Paramecium tetraurelia macronuclear, complete genome:
- a CDS encoding Protein kinase, with amino-acid sequence MNKIQFHSLQVKASKLEFTIPKPPLNYIVKQVHRLKCVIQSRKDVELIMDQINFIIELLIAGQFGTPSLTYLNELRNTLKSTINSFDQDQLGCVLANMETLKKQTSLDYLKGFKKGSSRNLKIANQLQKIQKRVLSVIRNVCAQFVLFWLDEHQPEQSTALRSKRVFVETKTLIQSKLKELDLQKHSKIVCRICEQLIEVEIMAAHCITCERKAEQSKKLLQLNLQLADASQLAYKFKHDVQIKLGKLSLQEQKQNRQKLKKQEEEKKPLRSLRRTHTIHLEDNKLQQEEDEKNKAKKELAFINSVMTTIVNYTEKVLNSNVNNEDNKLNRITFDELTEAKFNLENDQNNDSVLEIIDKARSCIYDRMEYFKIIQNLESQQIQESQKINQKIEIDLKQKYKNSNSSSFRVSKFTNITATIQQKLKRNDTIYEEDDDYVCQTPKNLTNNNKKKNVMIMSLINKDKFNTSNVGSVNDINRRDSLTTMSMSRSQVLGSNQMKRTFLSKNNPEEPPQLQSNPGSKILDKIANLSNSSDTLISPKSNKPSIFRRAQSPTAVDSVIESSNQSPTGRMGSSDFQDETPRNQKICSFADFAQCDSDQEIPMKKQLIPSIGLGRQVDSIEDLQKDKEGNAINSFENIKQCESDEELNQVQNSNPNSNQELKKSQQNNMKNSDRNMMMKGSRKLPISFNQQEPQKPLHIELGARMETEQIIEESPNQISPQNLEAPQDASPNYSSSSAKKANIKQNETNDDNDDNDFDHSLSKPKKSLFYPQNSMNNNMKQSMAVVPQKSKQSFDFEVITVDRGYNSDSELVSINAEKANQSQEIGLKDFEFIKPLGQGAFGWVFLVKKKTSGDLYAMKIIDCSQKQLETQLDTLKAERNIFEILSGDFVVKAYYSFSHEQNLCFVQEYMVGGDFSHILKMYTALDEEYVKHYVAEVVLALEYLRSKKIVHRDLKPDNILLDKQGHAKLADFGLSEVGFNNRLKLKLRQQDIEANTIPEFADHNDPQYNTVFDLKLPQAQQAVRASIQNYSSKNKRIVGTPDYIAPEVLKGESLTNSSLDYWSLGVIMYEMLCGIPPFNDDSVEKIFDNILNYRIEWPNVSDIEEESISHNAYDLMCRLMEPDYNKRIGHQDINEIKKHPFFEGINWNTILSMPGLIVPKMVLKEGEADGKNCEKVQQFLNNLEKKEVKNQTLAQKLKSQLSNLERLDLLVKLSLEEANDKLSKIRMEENKLKRTLNKIDHYEQEHEVQMLLLYEDVF; translated from the exons atgaataaaatataattccACTCTTTACAGGTAAAGGCAAGTAAATTAGAATTCACAATTCCAAAACCACCattgaattatattgtaaaataagtTCATCGTTTAAAATGTGTGATATAGAGTAGAAAGGATGTTGAACTCATTATGgattagataaattttattatcgaATTGCTAATTGCGGGATAG TTTGGGACGCCTTCATTgacttatttaaatgaattgcGTAACACATTAAAATCCACAATAAATTCGTTTGACCAAGATTAATTGGGCTGTGTTTTAGCAAACATGGAGACCCTGAAAAAGTAAACAAGCTTAGATTATCTAAAAGGGTTTAAAAAGGGGAGTtctagaaatttaaaaattgctAATTAACTTTAGAA aatctAGAAAAGAGTGCTTTCAGTAATAAGGAATGTGTGTGCTCAATTTGTGTTGTTTTGGCTAGATGAACATCAGCCAGAATAAAGCACAGCTTTGCGTAGTAAACGTGTATTTGTTGAAACTAAAAc acttatacaaagtaaattaaaagaattagatttataaaagcATAGTAAAATCGTATGCCGAATCTGCGAGTAGTTGATAGAAGTAGAGATAATGGCAGCTCATTGTATAACATGTGAAAGGAAGGCCGAACAAAGCaagaaattattacaattaaatttataattagcaGATGCATCTTAATTAGCATATAAATTCAAACATGACGTTTAGATCAAATTGGGTAAATTGAGCTTATAAGAACAAAAGTAAAATagatagaaattgaaaaaataagagGAAGAAAAAAAACCACTAAGATCACTTAGAAGAACACATACAATCCATTTAGAAGACAATAAACTCTAACAAGAGGAAGATGAAAAGAATAAAGCCAAAAAAGAATTAGCCTTTATAAACTCTGTGATGACTACAATAGTAAACTATACTGAGAAGGTGTTAAATAGTAATGTTAATAATGAggataataaat taaatcGAATAacatttgatgaattaacagaagctaaatttaatttagaaaatgattaaaataatgactCAGTACTTGAGATTATAGATAAAGCTCGTTCTTGTATATATGATAGAATGgaatactttaaaattatttaaaatttggaatcataacaaatttaagaaagttaaaagataaaccaaaaaattgaaatagatttaaaataaaaatataagaattctaattcaaGTTCATTTAGAGTATCCAAATTCACTAATATTACCGCTACCATCTAATAAAAGCTTAAAAGGAATGATACGATTTACGAAGAGGATGATGATTATGTTTGTTAAACTCCAAAGAATCTAActaacaataataagaagaagaatgtTATGATTATGTCgttaattaa taaagataaatttaatacatcTAACGTTGGAAGTGTAAATGACATTAACAGAAGAGATAGCTTAACAACTATGTCAATGTCCAGATCCTAGGTGCTTGGaagtaattaaatgaaaaggacatttttatcaaaaaacaATCCCGAAGAGCCACCTCAATTACAATCGAATCCAGGGTCAAAGATATTGGATAAAATTGCAAATCTATCTAATTCTTCTGATACACTAATTAGTCCAAAATCTAATAAACCCTCTATATTCAGAAGAGCTCAATCCCCTACAGCTGTTGATTCAGTAATTGAGTCTTCTAATTAATCTCCAACAGGAAGAATGGGATCATCGGACTTTTAGGATGAAACTCCtagaaattagaagatttGCTCTTTTGCAGATTTTGCACAATGTGATTCCGATTAAGAAATTCCTATgaaaaaatagttaatacCATCAATAGGACTTGGTAGATAAGTAGATTCGATTGAAGATTTATAGAAAGACAAAGAAGGAAATgcaataaattcatttgaaaatattaaataatgtgaATCTGATGAAGAACTAAATTAAGTCTAGAATTCAAATCCAAACTCCAAtcaagaattgaaaaaatcttaataaaacaatatgaAGAACAGTGACAGAAATATGATGATGAAAGGCAGTAGAAAATTACCAATATCGTTTAATTAACAAGAGCCACAAAAACCCTTACACATTGAACTAGGAGCAAGAATGGAAacagaataaataattgaagaatcaCCTAACTAAATTTCACCTTAAAATCTAGAGGCACCTCAAGATGCGAGTCCAAATTATTCATCCTCCAGTGCAAAAAAAgctaatattaaatagaatgaaaCTAATGATGATAATGATGATAATGACTTTGATCATTCTTTGAGTAAACCAAAAAAAAGTTTATTCTATCCTTAAAAttcaatgaataataatatgaaataaagtATGGCTGTGGTTCCATAGAAATCCAAATAATCATTTGACTTCGAAGTCATCACAGTTGATAGAGGCTATAATTCAGATTCTGAACTAGTGAGTATAAATGCTGAAAAAGCAAATTAATCCTAAGAGATTGGCTTgaaagattttgaatttataaaaccTCTTGGACAAGGAGCATTTGGATGGGTATTTTTAGTGAAGAAGAAGACTTCAGGGGATTTATATGctatgaaaataattgattgctctcaaaaa taattggAGACTTAGTTAGACACTTTAAAAGCagaaagaaatatttttgaaattttatctGGAGATTTTGTAGTTAAAGCCTATTATTCATTCAGccatgaataaaatttatgctTTGTCTAAGAATATATGGTAGGAGGAGATTTCTCACATATTCTAAAGATGTATACG GCTTTAGACGAGGAATACGTCAAGCATTATGTAGCTGAAGTCGTATTGGCTTTAGAATATTTGAGATCCAAAAAGATTGTccatagagatttaaaaccaGATAATATACTATTGGATAAACAAGGCCATGCTAAATTAGCTGATTTTGGTTTATCAGAGGTTGgctttaataatagattaaaattaaaattaagataatagGACATTGAAGC aaacaCAATTCCTGAATTTGCTGATCATAATGATCCATAATATAATACTGTCTTTGATCTGAAATTACCCTAAGCTTAGCAAGCCGTCAGAGCAAgcattcaaaattatagtagtaaaaacaaaagaattGTTGGAACTCCTGATTATATTGCTCCAGAAGTCTTAAAAGGGGAATCCTTAACAAATAGCAGTTTAGATTATTGGAGTTTGGGTGTCATAATGTATGAAATGCTTTGCGGAATACCTCCCTTCAATGATGATTCTGTTGAGAAGATCTTTGATAACATTTTGAATTACAGAATTGAATGGCCAAATGTAAGTGATATTGAAGAGGAAAGCATATCTCACAATGCCTATGATCTCATGTGTCGATTAATGGAACCTGATTACAACAAAAGAATTGGACACCAAGacattaatgaaataaaaaagcaTCCATTTTTTGAAGGTATTAACTGGAACACAATACTTTCTATGCCTGGTTTGATTGTACCCAAAATGGTATTAAAAGAAGGTGAAGCTGATGGCAAAAATTGTGAAAAAGTCTAATAGTTCTTAAACAACTTAGAAAAGAAGGaagttaaaaattaaactttagCATAAAAGTTGAAGAGTTAACTATCCAACTTAGAAAGATTAgatttattagttaaattaagtttagaAGAAGCAAATGATAAGCT CTCTAAAATTAGGATGGAggaaaacaaattaaaaagaacCTTAAACAAAATTGATCATTATGAACAAGAACATGAAGTTTAAATGTTACTTTTGTATGAAGATGTTTTCTGA
- a CDS encoding Phosphatidylinositol 4-kinase, producing the protein MLSRCRINPNFQSNYLREDLEYFIPQMVNFMVFHQQLSDENLKQFVLKASSLDFFFAHLVYFQMKSLSQIITPHETVTINVVKKFLDYFVYQMAQNYAGNLLIATHILQMNLELSNLKEDNSDSDENSPKKSQLQAVYQGTTKQQSVKVNEAIQKYGTPDWLKYQNSHPYDNRVKNPKEIELQDYESIFNQEKKEKTIDTAFISNIQFWNDIMRICDELSKVQTKKTEALQACLQKMNKNLPASVYVPFVNNQVRNYAILKIVPKESKVFSTKMRSPFSLTLESYRPEIEGQSNHKFIEKKISRPITMSSYKLLQRTQSQLFIEDHSDMENRRTFSSTDALKQIQNEFQQIKFFQMAPQVHHPVTQGTSQFYHQQTQDENDDEQIDQQKLKPEISSAYSLEENVQAFSIDEQSSISQEKTGEGNWLTSKIGKNSFVQPNRGLVLTTQEHLEMKQAIFGENSLDQFERIKSQSIFSQLQTWNIVHLIIKTGDNLKQEQFALQLISQFDQIFKKEGLPLKLRYYEVLSMGPDCGIIEMIKNATTIDSLQKHLRKEYTQFKNFSDFFRSFFRHKIDQALDNYVQSLAAYGLVCYFLQVKDRHNGNILLDSEGHLIHIDFGFFLSIAPGKGVEFEKNVPFKLLSDYIEVLGGVKGNLFRENFRKLFFQGFKACQKHQKEILLLAEMMYTGHGTTLPCFSKGEQTLKELQLRFNPKVQSSAELYVHVQELIDKSLDNWRARWQIIKVFFRYDKFQYFAQGIFY; encoded by the exons ATGTTATCTCGATGTCGtataaatccaaatttttaatcaaattatttgagaGAAGATCTTGAATATTTCATCCCTTAAATGGTTAATTTTATGGTATTCCATCAATAATTATcagatgaaaatttaaaacaatttgtCTTAAAAGCATCTTCattagatttcttttttgcacatttagtttatttttagatgaaaagcttatcttaaattataacacCCCATGAAACAGTCACTATTAATGTCGTCAAGaaatttcttgattattttgtATATCAAATGGCACAAAATTACGCAGGTAATCTACTAATTGCTACTCATATcctataaatgaatttagaaCTGAGTAACTTAAAAGAGGATAATTCAGATTCTGATGAAAATTCTCcaaaaaaatcataattataagcTGTTTATTAAGGAactacaaaataataatcagtCAAAGTTAATGAagctatttaaaaatatggcACACCCGATTGGCTTAAGTACCAGAATTCTCATCCCTATGATAATAGAGTGAAAAATCCTAAAGAAATTGAACTTTAAGATTATGAGTCAATATTTAACTAAGAAAAGAAGGAAAAAACTATAGATACAGCATTTATAtcaaacatttaattttggaatgATATTATGAGAATTTGTGATGAATTATCTAAAGTTCAAACTAAAAAAACAGAGGCTTTACAGGCTTGTTtgtaaaaaatgaataaaaatttaccAGCCTCTGTTTATGTTCCTTTTGTGAATAATTAAGTAAGGAATTATGCCATTCTAAAAATTGTCCCAAAGGAAAGTAAAGTATTCTCAACTAAAATGAGAAGTCCCTTTAGTTTAACTTTGGAATCCTATAGGCCAGAAATTGAAGGTTAAAGCAaccataaatttattgagaaGAAAATATCTCGACCAATTACTATGAGT TCATACAAATTATTGTAAAGAACCTAGAGTTAACTATTTATTGAAGATCATTCTGACATGGAAAATAGGAGAACATTTTCATCTACAGatgcattaaaataaatttagaatgagTTTTAATAgatcaaattcttttaaatggCTCCTTAAGTTCATCATCCGGTAACATAAGGaacatcataattttatcatcaataaacataagatgaaaatgatgacgagtaaattgatcaataaaaattaaaacctGAAATATCTTCTGCTTATTCTTTAGAAGAAAATGTGTAGGCTTTTAGTATAGATGAGCAATCTAGTATCTCACAGGAAAAGACTGGAGAAGGCAATTGGTTGACAAGTAAAATTGGAAAAAATAGTTTCGTTCAACCTAATAGAGGTTTAGTCTTAACAACTCAAGAACatttagaaatgaaataaGCAATCTTTGGTGAGAATTCACTAGATCaatttgaaagaattaaatcttaatcaattttttcataaCTTTAAACTTGGAATATTGttcatttaatcataaaaacaGGTGATAATCTAAAGCAGGAATAATTTGCATTGTAATTGATCTCTTAATTTgactaaatatttaaaaaggaaGGCTTGCCTTTAAAGTTAAGATACTATGAAGTACTTTCAATGGGTCCAGATTGTGGTATTATTGAAATGATCAAAAATGCAACTACTATTGATAGTTTGTAGAAACATTTAAGAAAAGAATATactcaattcaaaaatttttcAGATTTTTTTAGAAGTTTTTTTAGACATAAAATCGATTAGGCTTTGGATAATTACGTTCAATCTTTAGCAGCCTATGGATTAGTgtgttattttttataagtcAAAGATAGACATAATGGAAATATATTATTGGATAGTGAAGGACACTTGATACACATAGATTTTGGTTTCTTTTTGTCAATAGCTCCAGGAAAAGGAGTAGAGTTTGAAAAAAACGTaccttttaaattattgtctGATTATATCGAAGTTTTAGGAGGAGTGAAAGGGAATCTGTTTAGGGAAAATTtcagaaaattatttttcta aggGTTTAAGGCATgttaaaaacattaaaaagaGATCTTACTTCTAGCTGAGATGATGTATACAGGACATGGAACAACGTTACCTTGTTTTTCAAAGGGAGAATAGACTTTAAAAGAATTGTAATTAAGATTCAATCCAAAAGTATAATCATCAGCTGAATTATACGTTCATGTATAAGAGCTAATTGACAAATCATTGGATAATTGGAGAGCAAGATggtaaattataaaagtattttttaGGTATgacaaattttaatattttgcataaggaatattttattga
- a CDS encoding Ras-related RAB, protein MIDSFNYLLKVIVIGDSGVGKTNLLLRFVNHTFSNDLKSTIGVQFFTKVISIKNEHIKLQLWDTAGQERYRSISNSYYKGSHGVIICFDLTHQESLDNVVKWYEEVKQQADFNVKIILIGNKLDLSQQRVVGSDTAQQVAKQIGAGYIETSALTSQNVDKAFELLIQEIHMQLKQLKQDQQSPKIITENAIVITNTKETDTSQKRNTQCC, encoded by the exons ATGATAGATAGcttcaattatttacttaaGGTCATTGTGATTGGCGATTCTGGAGTAGGTAAGACTAATCTATTGTTGAGGTTTGTGAATCATACCTTttctaatgatttaaaatcaacaatAGGAGTGTAATTTTTCACTAAAGTGATCTCGATCAAGAATGAACACATCAAGTTGTAATTGTGGGATACAGCTGGACAAGAGAGATATCGATCTATCAgcaattcttattataaggGTTCTCATGGGGTCATAATATGCTTTGATCTCACTCATCAGGAATCTCTCGATAATGTAGTTAAGTGGTATGaagaagtaaaataataagctGATTTTAATgtcaaaataattctaatcgGAAATAAGTTGGATTTAAGTCAACAAAGAGTAGTGGGGAGTGACACGGCTCAACAGGTTGCAAAGTAAATAGGGGCTGGATATATTGAGACTTCAGCCTTGACTTCTTAGAATGTGGACAAAGCATTtgaactattaatttaag AGATCCATATGTAGTTGAAACAACTCAAACAAGATCAGTAGAGTCCTAAGATTATCACAGAAAATGCTATTGTTATCACTAACACTAAAGAAACAGACACTTCTCAAAAACGAAATACTTAATGTTGttga
- a CDS encoding K+ channel produces the protein MEANISTTTRMGPSNATQQITSKPESPSSQSLFDEESEVLHHNMIKDKKQNVFGQSRKSDYLKHAIFLTNRSLRMTENKKPSQFVINFRKQYFVHRFINNLFTNLYFMKSDQKLKIMQTLDEKPAQQFAKDNSRNSKNNKWIFLPSTHFIMIWDILGLLFHLIMLWVSPFLCSFQEFNNSIIKSLQSIILFYLVFDILVMFNRAIIREAVIVCQRKDFIKNYLKSNAIYDFANLAIWIFLKYEFHQLYYFQECLIIFQRYITEYFQQIYCRGNQSFTIDLVSLIIQIYYFAHIIACIWHYVGSQTESLGNSWLIDNHLENKSSWSKYNAAFYWATMTMTTVGYGDVVAVNEIEMIVASIVMFCSSCAFAYTMSSIGIILKNIYDTQLNYKKNLIQITQFMLKNNVDEQIQGRIRNYLNSQLYQEKKENMDDVNNILNSLPFNLQQDLNADIQHRVIKQIKLIINHFSKSTQIQVAKNLQLISLLTGDVVYKQGDLSEDSLYFIHKGEVKQTELQTKTTLKTLQKNQYLGIYSFFTGFCPKETAICNSPTEIYKINRKKFLEIIRSNQKDHEIFNHIKDKIIFTNNLVLFDHKCHFCNRPFHLEIDCPLIQYKPDLEQILKKENFTVKHNFRVFKKRKNNKYSTLGQLNKLTQSLNQFQEDQQIQLFGLNENNQIEIPRQRTGLSEVVYQNSPQMIGQNNQNLSGISDEEQHSEFQHNSQQQPKQQIQQSAIKIQHRSSIQKVKLTKLEHRTSKSNFAPNTDNLNTSFSILDEVKHLLNYQNTFNLDKVNFTSISYMPQYSLESQLKQMAKTIKRKNQRLQRLHERFDKYTFFYQAKELSLKLRLFYKRSNKSTLL, from the exons ATGGAAGCAAATATTTCAACTACTACTAGAATGGGTCCTTCTAATGCAACACAATAAATTACGTCGAAACCAGAGTCTCCCTCTTCATAATCATTATTCGATGAAGAGAGTGAAGTGTTGCATCACAATATGATAAAGGATAAAAAGCAAAATGTTTTTGGTTAAAGTCGTAAA TCGGATTATCTAAAGCATGCTATATTCTTAACAAATAGATCTTTAAGGATGACTGAAAACAAAAAACCTTCTTAGtttgtaataaattttaggaaACAATACTTCGTGCATCGATTCATCAACAACCTATTTACAAATCTTTACTTCATGAAATcggattaaaaattaaaaataatgtaaacTTTAGATGAAAAACCAGCATAATAATTTGCTAAAGATAATT ctAGGAAcagtaaaaataataaatggatatTTCTACCGTCTActcattttataatgatttggGATATTCTAGGACTTTTATTTCACCTTATTATGCTATGGGTCAGTCCTTTTTTATGCTCTTttcaagaatttaataatagtataattaaatctctttagtcaataatattattttatttggtttttgatattttagtaATGTTTAACAGGGCTATAATTAGAGAGGCCGTTATAGTATGTTAAAGAAaggatttcattaaaaattatttaaaatctaatgcTATTTATGATTTTGCGAATTTGGCAATCtggatatttttaaaatatgaatttcaCTAATTATATTACTTTTAAGAGTGtctaatcatattttaa agatATATCACAGAGTATTTTCAGTAAATATATTGCCGAGGAAATCAAAGCTTCACGATAGATTTagtatctttaataatttaaatttactacTTTGCTCATATTATAGCCTGTATTTGGCATTATGTAGGATCATAAACAGAAAGTCTAGGAAATTCATGGTTAATTGATAATCACTTAGAGAATAAATCATCTTGGAGCAAATACAACGCAGCGTTCTATTGGGCAACAATGACTATGACTACAGTTGGTTATGGCGATGTGGTTGCagtaaatgaaattgaaatgattGTTGCATCTATTGTCATGTTTTGTTCAAGTTGTGCTTTTGCTTATACTATGAGCTCAATAGGGATTATcctaaagaatatttatgacacttaattaaactataa aaaaaatcttatttaaattactcaATTTATGTTGAAAAACAATGTAGATGAATAAATACAAGGGAGAATCAGgaactatttaaattctcaGTTATATTAAGAGAAAAAGGAGAATATGGATGATGTGAACAACATCTTGAATTCTCTCCCTTTTAATTTgcaataagatttaaatgcAGATATATAGCACAGAGTAATTaagcaaataaaattaattatcaatcatttttctaaatcaacCTAAATCCAAGTAGCTAAGAATCTACaactaatttcattattgacTGGGGATGTAGTTTATAAATAAGGTGATCTCTCGGAGGATAGTCT atactTTATTCATAAAGGTGAAGTGAAATAAACTGAACTTTAAACCAAAACAACACTTAaaacattataaaaaaaCTAATATCTTGggatttattcattttttacaGGTTTTTGCCCCAAAGAAACAGCTATATGTAATAGTCCTAcagaaatatataaaataaataggaaGAAATTTTTAGAGATTATTCGAAGTAATCAAAAGGATCACGAAATATTCAATCATATTAAAGACAAAATTATCTTTACcaataatttagtattgTTTGATCATAAATGCCATTTTTGTAATCGACCTTTTCATTTGGAAATAGATTGTCCGCTTATCTAATATAAACCAGATTTAGAATAGATCTTGAAGAAGGAGAACTTTACAGTGAAACATAACTTTAGGGTTTTTAAGAAAcgaaaaaacaataaatacaGCACTTTAggataattgaataaattaacttaatccttgaattaattttaagaagattaataaatataactTTTTGGTTTAAatgagaataattaaattgaaataccACGTCAAAGAACTGGGCTTTCAGAAGTAGTTTATCAAAATTCGCCTTAGATGATTGGccaaaacaattaaaatcttagTGGCATAAGTGATGAAGAATAGCATTCAGAATTTCAACATAACTCATAATAAcaaccaaaataataaatttaataatcagcaattaaaatttaacata gaTCGTCaatataaaaagtaaaattaactAAACTTGAACACAGAACTTCCAAAAGCAACTTCGCACCAAATacagataatttaaatacatcGTTTAGCATTCTTGATGAAGTTAAACATTTacttaattactaaaatacTTTCAATCTGGATAAAGTGAACTTTACGAGTATTTCATATATGCCTTAATACTCGTTGGAGTCACAACTGAAATAAATGGCTAAAACCATCAAAAGGAAAAACTAAAGACTTTAGAGATTGCATGAGAGATTCGACAAATACACATTCTTCTATTAAGCCAAGGAACTGTCTCTCAAATTAAGATTGTTTTACAAAAGAAGTAATAAAAGCACTTTGTTATGA